TCGCGCTCGGATCTCGAATCCAACGTCGTCGCGATCCAGCGTGTCTCGCCGTCGAACGGCGAGCGATCGCCGCCGGTCGCTCCAGTCTGGGAGGTGACGCCCGAACTCGGGGAGTTCCTCGGACTCGCAGTGAGTGAAGCTCGGATCGAGAGCGGGCGCATCAAGTTCTACAACACGGACGATCGACTGCTCGACCGCTTCGAGTCACACGCGGAGACACTCTTCGATCTGGAACCGAAGCGGGGAACACAGAAAGAGGTCCCGTACGTCAGCGTCAACACACGGTCGCTCACGGCGTTCCTCGAATCGTGTTTTGACGTCTTCGCTTCGAAAATGGGTACCCAGGACGCTATCGGAAGCCGATTTCTCCGTGCGGACGCAGAGACGAGAGCGGCCTTTCTCCGCGCAGTGTTCGATTCCGAGGCATACGTATCCAGCAATGGGATCATCGAACTCACGCAGAAAGACGGCGACCTGATCACGCTACTGTCGTACTTGCTTTCCGGGTTCGGGATTCCGAGCCGTCGGAAATCCGAACACAAGCGTGCCACCAACGGATCCAATACCGACCGCGAATACGAGACGTTGCTCGTGTCCGGTGCGTCGCATCTCGCGCGGTTTGAAGACGAGATTGGGTTCTCTATCGACGAAAAACGTGAGACGCTGGCCCACCACGCGTCAAAATCCGGGAACCCGAACCACGACACGATGCCGGTCCAGACAGCGGTCGAGGAACTATGTGCAGAACTCAACCTGTCGAAATCGGAATTGGTCCCGAAGTCGCTGAACCCGGAAACGCCCGGCCGGGAGCTGTATCGAGAGGTTCTCGACGATGTCGTCGACGCCGCCTCAGAACGACTCGAAGCCGCACAGGAAGTCAAACGCTCACTTGCCGCGGTGCGGTCGGAGGTTCAGCGTGTCTCTGCAGTTCCAGCGCAGTGGTCGCAGTCACGAACGGGGCTCACAAGCGAGTCGACGAAGTCGGTCGTGGCCGAGTCCACAGGTGTCAGTGCGTATCGGCTCGGAGAATACGGTGCGGGTGAACGGACTCCGTACGCGAATCGAACACTCAGTCTCCTCGACGAACTCGAAGCGGCAGCAGTTCCGGATATCGAGCGAGTAAAACAGACGCTTCGAGAGGCAGTCGAGTCACTCTCGATAGAATACAACACAATCGCTGAGGGGACCCACTTCCGTGGGACGGACGTCATCAACCTCCTCAATAACGACGATCACGCGGTGAAATCTCTCACCCGGTTCGAGACCGTCGCAACCCGAATCGACGAGGTTGCGTCCGAGATGTTGTCGACGAAGGGGATCGAATTACTCTCGGTGCTCGATACACTCGCGACATCCGAACTGTACTTCGACGAAGTGACCGACGTGGAGATCGTGGAGGAATCGACGCAGGTCTACGACCTCACGGTGCCCGATCATCGTAACTACATCGCTGGAGCAGTCCCGACGGTCATGCACAACACGACCTCCGCCATGGCCATCGCCAAGGAACTCTACGGCGAGGACTGGCAGGACAACTTCCTCGAACTGAACGCCTCCGACCAGCGCGGGATCGACGTCGTCCGGGATCGGGTCAAGAGCTTCGCCCGCACGTCGTTTGGCGGCTACGAGTACCGAATTATCTTCCTCGACGAGGCAGACGCGCTTACGTCTGATGCGCAAGCAGCGCTCCGCCGGACGATGGAGCAGTTCTCGAACAACGTCCGCTTTATCCTCTCGTGTAACTACTCCAGTCAGATCATCGATCCCATCCAGTCGCGCTGTGCCGTCTTCCGGTTCTCGCCGCTGGGCGACGAGGCGATAGAGGAACAGGTCCGCCGGATCGCAGAGGCCGAAGACATCGAAGTGACCGAGGACGGCGTCGACGCGCTGGTCTACGTCGCCGGTGGCGACATGCGCAAGGCGATCAACGGCCTGCAAGCGGCGTCGGTGACGGGATCGATCGTCGACGAGGACGCCGTCTTCGAGATTACCTCGACCGCACGCCCGGAAGAGATCACCGCGATGGTCGAGAAGGCCATCGATGGCGACTTTACCGCCGCGCGCTCGGATCTCGACACGCTCCTCACCGACCAGGGAATCGCCGGCGGGGACGTGCTCGACCAGATCCACCGCTCTGTCTGGGAGTTCGACGTCGACGATCGGGCCGCCGTCCGGATTCTGGACCGCGTCGGCGAGGCCGACTACCGGATCACCGAAGGTGCGAACGAGCGCATCCAGTTAGAAGCACTGTTAGCGTCGCTAGCGCTGGACGAGTGATCAGTGGACGACTGTCTCGATTTCCTGAACGGATTCGAAATCAGCGTCGCCCGTGTGGAGTGCAGTGCAGTCGAGTAACCCGGCTGTGGCGATGTGGATCGCGTCAGCATAGGAGAGTTCGTTGTCGCGGCGCTCGTAGTATTTTGATCGAAGCCGGGACGCGTACAACGAAATCTCTGCGGACACGGGGACGATGTGGATCGCATCGAAGTCTTCGATCGCACTCGTGACAAGATCCGCAGTCGTTCGGTCGACCTCTCGGCTGAGGATGTAGTCGATCTCCGTCAGTGCGATCGTCGACACTGCACCACCATCGGCCAGTGCGTCGTCGATGCTCTTGCGCGCACCTGTCCACTGGTCACCCCGAAGTCCATACTCCAGCCAGACCCACGAGTCGAGATAGATCACGGGAGACGCTTCCACTGTTCTCGCTCTCGTTCGATCAACTCCTGGGCGTTTAGTTCGAGCGACGCCGCACGCTGCTGTGCCGCATCGAGTCGATCCATCGGCTCAGCCGGCACACCGACGAGACGCACACCCCCCTCCTCGTCGAAGCGGAACAGGACTTTCTCGCCCGGCTCGATGTCGAGCTGCTCGCGAACCTCTTTGGGAATCGTGAGTTGTCCCTTGCTCGTGACGGTTGCTTCGTATGACATTCGCCAATTCTCCTTACGAAAAATTTTCTCGCATTCTATATAAACCCTCGCTGGCGGTCTGCAGTAGAGCTATCGGCGGGACTGCTCGTCACTCGCAATCGCCAACGCCGTCCCTGGTGCTCAGCAGCGCGGCGGCCAACCAGATGGCGAGTCCCGCGGCCCCAGCACCCAGACCCGGGCCGCTCCCCTGCCCGCTCGGACCCGTCGTCCTCGGTTCGGAGAACGTCTCAGTGGGCGTAGTGGTCGACGTGACCGTGCCGACCCGTACTGCCGTCCTCGTCTCACCGACGCCGACTTCGGAGCTACCCGCCGCGTCCAGCGTGACGGTCGTCGTGACCTCGGTTGTGGAGTCGCTGCCGAGGACGACGATCACCGTACCGACCCGGCGACCGTCGACGGTGATCGGCATGGTCGCCCTGGCTGGCCGCTCGGCCGGATTGTTGATCGTCGCAGTGACCGACACCGTCGCGCCCGGATCGACCGACTGTGGCGTCACGGAGACGGACTCGACGGTCACGTTCCGGACGGGCTCGACGACCGCGACGGACAACTGTGCGGTCGGATTGTTGCCGAAGACGGCGACGAATCGATTCGTCGACCCGACGGAGACGTCGAACGGATGGGTCCACGTCCACCCAGCCGGGAGATATCCCGAGACGCGCCGTCTGTCCGCCGCCTCGCGAGGCGTCGTCCGGAAGGTGACGTCGTACTCGCCAGGTGCGTCGCCGTCGTTGCGGACGACCCCGTCGACGACCAGTCGCTCGCCGGGGAGCAACTGCAGCGGCGATCCCTCGGCGGTGAGATTCCGCGTCCAGTTCGGGCCGACGGCCCGTGGATTCCGAAATTCGTACTCGAACCGGGCCGTCTCGTAGCCGAAGCGGCGTTCGTGGACAGACTGTGTCCACGGCTCCGGAGTCGCTGTCGTCGTGACGTACCGTCGGGCCGCCTCGCCCACGCCGGGTGAACTCACGTTCGCGACCGCCCGGGCGAACGTCTCAGCGTCGACAGTGCCGTCGTGTCGCTGCAATCGTCGAATCGCGTCGGCGAGCGTGTGGTCGCCGTCGCTGGCGGCGCGGATCCGCAGGTCGAGTCTCCCCAGTACGAGCGCGCCCTTCTGGTAGTCCGACTCGTAGTTCCAGGTGCTTCGATTGGCGAGCCGGACGCTGGTGTGGGTGGTCCCCTGTTCGAGCGTCGACCGGAACTCGTCGAAACCGATCAGCCGCTGGCGAAGCGAGGCCTCGGCCGCGTAGTAGGTCGCCAGCGCCTCGGTGAGCCAGGCCATGCTCCGGCCTGTGGCGATCGACTCGCGGGTGTGGACGTACTCGTGGATCCAGACGTTGCCGGCCGTCCGGACTCGCGCGCTGTCCCGGACCCAGAACGTCCGCGGCCCGGTCGCCGTCCCCGATATCGCCCAGTCTACTGTCGAGGGTGCGACCAGCCCCGTGACAGTCTCGTCTCGGCCGCCGATCCTGATCTCCCGGGAAGCGTTAGTCAGCGTCTCGAGCACGCGTCGCGGATCGTCGGCCATTGCCGCCGCCAGCGGGACGACCAGCCGGATGGTCTGGTCGCCAGCCCACGTCTCGTAACTGCGGTACGGCCCGAGATAGACGAAGCCGTCTGTCACGACACCCTCGCCCGCGACTGTGTAGGACTCGACGACAGCCGTCTGTCCGTGTCTGATGCGCGTGACGCCGGGTGCGTAGCTCACGGGCGCACGCGGCGGCGAGAGAATCGCCCACTCGCCCGTGTCTGCCGCCGTGACGCCCGCCCCGAGGAACGCGTCAGTCGACTCGTTGACAGCCAGATGATAGGTGAAACTCGGCCGGTCGGTCCGGCCGTCCCAGCGGTACTCGTCGCCGCGCCGTTCGAACCCCTCGGTCTCCAGCACCGTCACCGCCTCACGGGAGTCGATCCCGAGTAATACCACGTCGTCGGGATTCCTGACGGTCGCCTCGACAGTGATAGTGCCGGTGTTGTCGGGCGCGACTGAGAGCTCCATCTCGACGTGGAGTTCGTTCTCGGCCTGACCCGTCGTCGCGACAGGTGACGACCACTGTCGATCCGCCGCCGCTGTCGCCGGGGGCTGCTGGTCGACACCCGACAGCGGTTGCTCGGACGGCCGGATCGCTGCCCCGGCTGGCAGGGCCGCGCTCGCGAGTATCCCTACGACGAAGACGGCCAACAGGACGCGACTACCCGGACGCCGCTCCATAGCCTCACGATACCGGGCCGGCTGCCATCAACCTCTCGGTGGCCTCACTGGCGAAGCGACCCACGCGCTCACGCCGCCAGGACGACCGCGTTTGCGACCGAAATCGTCGTCCCCTCGGCGACCGGCTCGCCGGTGACGAGGTCGGTTTCGCCGACGGGCCCGGAGAGTTCGACCTCGGCCGTTCCCTCGCCGAAGTGCAGGACGACGACGAGTCGCTGCTCGCCGTCGTCGCGGGCAAACGCCGTCACGCGCTCGTCGTCGCCCACACTGACGTCGCAGTCGACGGCTTCGACCGACCCGTCGACCAGCGCCGCCGTCGACGCCCGGAGGTCGATCAGCGACTTAACTCGCCGCGAGAGTGCGCGGTCGCCGTTCACCCAGTTCATGTCCGCTCTCGTCTCCCGGAGACCGGTCTCCTGGCCGTAGTAGACCATCGGAACGCCCGGGAGCGCGAACGTCGCCGTCACCGCGGCGACGAGTGCGTCGCGGCCGCACTCCTCGACGTAGCGGTCCTCGTCGTGATTGTCGACGTAGCGCATGGGGACGTAGTCCTCTCGGATTCCGTCGACAGCGGGGCTCTCCGCAACGTCGAGCAAATCGTCGGCGGGCCGCTCGCCGCGGCCAATCTCCCGCAGCCCGTAGTAGTGGCCGGTGTCGTAGTGCAGGTCGAACTCCAGTTCGCCGTAGTGAGGGTCCCGCGGGACGGTTTCGTCCAGCAACAGAAAGTCGCCATCGACGGCGCTGTGTTCGGTCTTGACGCGCTGGCGGACCTCTTTCCAGAAACCGTGAGGGACGCCCCAGGCGACGTCACACCGGAAGCCGTCGACCGTGTCGGCCCACTCGTCGACGATGTCGAGAACGTGCTCGCGGACGGCCAGGGAGTCGTAGTTCAGGTTGGGGAGCGTCCACCAGTCGAAGTAGTGGTCGTAGACCCGTTCGACATCGCCGGTCGACTGCTCGCGTACGTCCTCAGAGACGAACGCATCGTCGGCGTCGACCCAGGTGAACCAGTCATCGTACTCGGCCACGCCACGGGCGCTCTGCTGGAAAGCCGGGTGCTCGCGGGAGGTGTGGTTGATCACCAGATCGAACAGGACGTGAATTCCCGCGTCGTGACACGAGTCGACGAACGACTCGAAGTCCGCCCGGGTCCCGAGATCAGGCGCAACGTCGAAGTAGTCGACGATGTCGTAGCCGTGCGGGCCGTGCTCGGCGTCCTCGCCCTGGGCCGCGCTCCGGGATTCGAGGATGGGCGTCAGCCAGAGCACGTCGATCCCCAGCCACTCCAGATAGGGGACCCGTTCTTCGAGGCGCTCGAACGTGACGCCCGAATCGCCGACGAACGAGCGGACGTAGATCTCGTACATCGTCGCGCCGTCGAGCCACTCTGGCGGTTCGTTCGGCCGGGCGACACTGCCATCGGATTCGATCCGGACGGTGTCGCTGACGCCGGGGCGCTCGCCGACTGTCACGGCGTGGACTCGCAACTGATCGTCGACGGCGTCGAGCGAGCAGCGTGCCTCGTGGCCGTCGACTGTGAGGCCGTCGCCGGACGCCTCACTCGCGCTGGCCGAGGCGCATAGCGCCTCGCGATCCCGGTCGTCCACGTAGAACTCGACGTCCAGATCCTCGGGGTCGGCGTCGCTGTGCGGTCCCGGCATGGCATCGGCCTCGATCACGATCTCCTCGTCGTCGGCGCTCGATTCGACCCTCGCGTCGAGTCGAACCCGGGGTCGTTCGGGACCGTCGACGACGATGCTCCCCCAGTCCCCACCCATGAAGTCGTCGCCGACGGTGATCGCGTAGTTGTATCGGCCCGGCGACACGTCGTCCTCGTAGACGTAGGTGTCGTCGATCAGTTCGGGCTCGAGTTCGCCCACCCGAAAGTCGTTGAACGTCGTCGTCACCCACACGTCCCCTGGATCGTGCTCGGGCAATTCGGCGGCGTCGTATTCCAGACGAAACGGGCGGGTGACGTCTTCGAACGCCCGAACGGTGAGTTCGTGCGTGCCGTCCGGAGCGCCGAGTTCGAGGCGATAGACGCCGGGTTCGTCGGGCACGAGGTGTTCGACCGCGCTATTGCCGACGGTCGCCTCGCTGTCGTCGGGGCGCTCGGCGATCGACCAGGCGAAGTCGGCGTCGGACTCGGGTCGTCGGGGCGCGAGTTCCACGTCGTCGCCGACGGTGACGAACCGCGGGGGGCCGGGATGGTGCATATCCGTAGCTGTCCCCTCGGACACTTACCTTTTCCTCGACGATCAGCCGGCCGGGTTCGGCTCGAACTGCCGGCCGACCAGCACGAGACTGCCGAGCAACAGCAGGACCGACAGCGGAAGCAGGAACTCGAACAGCGTCAGCATGGTACTGGAGGCCTGAATCCCGAACGCGAGGAAGACGACCGGGCCACAGCAGGCGCTGCCCGACAGGAGCGCCGGCACCGACGCGACCAGCGGCGTCGAGCGCTCGCCGATCCCACAGGAAGCGGGCTGGCGCCAGACGAGCGTCGTCAGCGCCATGTTCAAGCCGACGAGGACGGCGACGCCCAGTCCGATGACGGTGTTGAACGAGAACAGGTAGGTGAGCGGACCCAGTCGGACGCGCGCGACCGGCCGATAGGACAGCGGCCCCAGCGCCGGCTCGAAGAACTTCGAGAGCGGGTCCGCGACGACGAAGACATCCCAGCCGCCCAGGCCCGGCGCGAGGTGGCCGAGCGCGTAGAGATACGCCAGCAGGTAGCCGACGGAGGTCACCACCAGCACAGCGAGCCCGTCCCGCCTCCCTAGTGCTGCGCCGAGACCGGCCCGCGTCCGCGAGAGTGCGCCGGGCACGGCGCTCGGGGGAAGGGCGTGCTCAGGCATAGACGGTGGTCCAGGGGTAGAAGCCGCTCCAGGCGAACCACATCGCGTCGAAGGTGTGGATGCGTTCGAGCGGCAGCGCGTCCGGGTCGTACGCTTCGCCATCCCCGGCTCCCGTCTCTCGAACCGTCTCGCCCGCGTGCTCGAATGACAGTTCCTCGGGGTTTCGATAGACGTAGCCCGTGTCGAGTCGCGGGTCTGAGACCGCGAGAACGGGCGTCTCACAGAGCCGTCCCTCCATCAGTCGCTCGTCGAGCAACCGTTCCTTGCGGAACGCGACGGCCCCGCGGGGCGTTCGAGCACCCAGGAAGACCTCTTTCGGGTGGAAGCGGTCGTTCTCGTTGAGCTCGGGAAAGAGCGTGTTCTCGCGCACGTAGTACCCATTCTTGGGGTTGTACGCGCCATAGGGATCCTGGGCGTAGTTGCGCGCGGAGCCCGTCTCGGTCGTGAGCACGCGCGTGTCTGGATACGCGCTCCGCCACTGCTCCCAGGTCGTCCAGACCACGCGGAACTCCCGCAGCGAAACGGCCGGCGGGTCCTCGTTCCAGGGTCCCGGAATCGCCGTCGCCAGAACCTGCGGCCACCACGCCTCGCTCGCCCGATCGTACATGATCAGGTTGTTGTTGATCAGCCGGCCCGAGACGCCGAAGGTCGTCTCACCGCGTTCGAACCCCAGTACCGTGCCAGTCAGCGGGCAGTAGGTAACCGCGACCGGATTCCCGGCGATCCGGTCGTTGACGATCTCGTGATGGACGAGGATGTTCTGCGGATAGGCCTTCGCCTCGCCGTCTCGTGCGAGTCCGAAGACCGGATCGCCGTCATCGAGGAAGTCGATCCCGTCGACGCCCGCAAACTGGGGGTCGTCGATCGCGGGGATGCCGTCCTTCGAGGGGCCGCCGTGAGTGGCCTCCGACCGCAGTGCCGACGGGTCGAGTGGCAACGGAAGGGGATCGGTGGCTGTCGGGACTGCCACGTCGCTGGCAGCGCCGACCGTTCTGGGCTCGACACAGCCGTTCTCGTCGCTCGCCGTCGGCCCGTCGCCGTTCCCCCCGCCGTTCCCGTTCTCCCCGCCGGGGTCGTAGTTGCCCCCGCCGCTGTCGCCGGTCCCGCAGCCGGCGAGTGCGCCAGCCCCGGCGACCGCGAGGTACCGCCGTCGCGTGAGTCGGTTCATCGTCTGTACTGAGGGCGAGCGCGAACCTAAGCGTTCAGCGGCCGTGCGAACGTGACACACGATCACAGGCACACGAGAGCGCGCCAACGGGGCACACGCGAGCGCGCCAACGGAACTGATTTAGGCGCGGGCGGGGCAAGAATACGCTAATGAGCGACCTCAGCGAGGAATACCGGCTCGACTATTTCGAGGAGCACGGGTTCCGACGCGCCGAGTGTCCGGAGTGTGGGGATCACTTCTGGACGCTCGACCCCGAGCGTGAGACCTGCGGCGAACCGCCCTGTGAGGAGTACAGTTTCATCGACGACCCCGGCTTCGAGGAGGACTTCGAACTGGGCGAGATGCGCGAGGCGTTCCTCAGCTACTTCGAGGACCGCGATCACACCCGTATCGACCCCTACCCCGTCGCCGCGAATCGCTGGCGCGACGACGTCCTGCTCACGCAGGCGTCGATCTACGACTTCCAGCCGCTGGTCACGAGCGGGACGACTCCGCCGCCGGCCAACCCCCTCTGTATCAGCCAGCCCTGCATCCGGATGCAGGACATCGACAACGTGGGTAAGACGGGCCGGCACACCATGGCCTTCGAGATGATGGCCCACCACGCGTTCAACGCCAAAGAGGAGGTCGGCGACGAGTACGCCTACGAGGGCGAGGTCTACTGGAAAGAAGAGTGTGTCCAGTACTGTATCGAGTTGTTCGAGGAGCTGGGTGCCGACCCCGCCGACGTGACGCTGATCGAGGACCCGTGGGTCGGCGGCGGCAACGCCGGGCCGGCCTTCGAGGTCATCTACAAGGGCGCCGAACTGGCGACGCTCGTGTTCATGCAGTTCGAAGAGGATCCCGAC
The Halapricum salinum genome window above contains:
- a CDS encoding type II toxin-antitoxin system VapC family toxin yields the protein MEASPVIYLDSWVWLEYGLRGDQWTGARKSIDDALADGGAVSTIALTEIDYILSREVDRTTADLVTSAIEDFDAIHIVPVSAEISLYASRLRSKYYERRDNELSYADAIHIATAGLLDCTALHTGDADFESVQEIETVVH
- a CDS encoding AbrB/MazE/SpoVT family DNA-binding domain-containing protein — translated: MSYEATVTSKGQLTIPKEVREQLDIEPGEKVLFRFDEEGGVRLVGVPAEPMDRLDAAQQRAASLELNAQELIEREREQWKRLP
- a CDS encoding DUF3179 domain-containing protein; this translates as MNRLTRRRYLAVAGAGALAGCGTGDSGGGNYDPGGENGNGGGNGDGPTASDENGCVEPRTVGAASDVAVPTATDPLPLPLDPSALRSEATHGGPSKDGIPAIDDPQFAGVDGIDFLDDGDPVFGLARDGEAKAYPQNILVHHEIVNDRIAGNPVAVTYCPLTGTVLGFERGETTFGVSGRLINNNLIMYDRASEAWWPQVLATAIPGPWNEDPPAVSLREFRVVWTTWEQWRSAYPDTRVLTTETGSARNYAQDPYGAYNPKNGYYVRENTLFPELNENDRFHPKEVFLGARTPRGAVAFRKERLLDERLMEGRLCETPVLAVSDPRLDTGYVYRNPEELSFEHAGETVRETGAGDGEAYDPDALPLERIHTFDAMWFAWSGFYPWTTVYA
- a CDS encoding alpha-amylase family glycosyl hydrolase, whose amino-acid sequence is MHHPGPPRFVTVGDDVELAPRRPESDADFAWSIAERPDDSEATVGNSAVEHLVPDEPGVYRLELGAPDGTHELTVRAFEDVTRPFRLEYDAAELPEHDPGDVWVTTTFNDFRVGELEPELIDDTYVYEDDVSPGRYNYAITVGDDFMGGDWGSIVVDGPERPRVRLDARVESSADDEEIVIEADAMPGPHSDADPEDLDVEFYVDDRDREALCASASASEASGDGLTVDGHEARCSLDAVDDQLRVHAVTVGERPGVSDTVRIESDGSVARPNEPPEWLDGATMYEIYVRSFVGDSGVTFERLEERVPYLEWLGIDVLWLTPILESRSAAQGEDAEHGPHGYDIVDYFDVAPDLGTRADFESFVDSCHDAGIHVLFDLVINHTSREHPAFQQSARGVAEYDDWFTWVDADDAFVSEDVREQSTGDVERVYDHYFDWWTLPNLNYDSLAVREHVLDIVDEWADTVDGFRCDVAWGVPHGFWKEVRQRVKTEHSAVDGDFLLLDETVPRDPHYGELEFDLHYDTGHYYGLREIGRGERPADDLLDVAESPAVDGIREDYVPMRYVDNHDEDRYVEECGRDALVAAVTATFALPGVPMVYYGQETGLRETRADMNWVNGDRALSRRVKSLIDLRASTAALVDGSVEAVDCDVSVGDDERVTAFARDDGEQRLVVVLHFGEGTAEVELSGPVGETDLVTGEPVAEGTTISVANAVVLAA
- a CDS encoding replication factor C small subunit, coding for MSEADSESRAGREEVWIEKYRPQRLADVAGHEGIIERLQSYVDRNDLSHMLFSGPAGTGKCIKGETPVLTSTGLSRIEDVVGDSDGFESAPSSLRVLSLRDDGEFEYTSPSHVYSDSTETSIKITSRDGADVTTTPEHRYLVLDNDGLSWRQAADLDEGDRIVRPLRAPLPEPKSELDWISAMDGERTLIHLTEEFAQQYEIPPEEQFVGQKKTIVRGLRSGQEPATIAAGSEITRKYATAVRRRVDSSVFDAQNTICSLSYLRDLDVSRSDLESNVVAIQRVSPSNGERSPPVAPVWEVTPELGEFLGLAVSEARIESGRIKFYNTDDRLLDRFESHAETLFDLEPKRGTQKEVPYVSVNTRSLTAFLESCFDVFASKMGTQDAIGSRFLRADAETRAAFLRAVFDSEAYVSSNGIIELTQKDGDLITLLSYLLSGFGIPSRRKSEHKRATNGSNTDREYETLLVSGASHLARFEDEIGFSIDEKRETLAHHASKSGNPNHDTMPVQTAVEELCAELNLSKSELVPKSLNPETPGRELYREVLDDVVDAASERLEAAQEVKRSLAAVRSEVQRVSAVPAQWSQSRTGLTSESTKSVVAESTGVSAYRLGEYGAGERTPYANRTLSLLDELEAAAVPDIERVKQTLREAVESLSIEYNTIAEGTHFRGTDVINLLNNDDHAVKSLTRFETVATRIDEVASEMLSTKGIELLSVLDTLATSELYFDEVTDVEIVEESTQVYDLTVPDHRNYIAGAVPTVMHNTTSAMAIAKELYGEDWQDNFLELNASDQRGIDVVRDRVKSFARTSFGGYEYRIIFLDEADALTSDAQAALRRTMEQFSNNVRFILSCNYSSQIIDPIQSRCAVFRFSPLGDEAIEEQVRRIAEAEDIEVTEDGVDALVYVAGGDMRKAINGLQAASVTGSIVDEDAVFEITSTARPEEITAMVEKAIDGDFTAARSDLDTLLTDQGIAGGDVLDQIHRSVWEFDVDDRAAVRILDRVGEADYRITEGANERIQLEALLASLALDE